A genomic region of Trueperaceae bacterium contains the following coding sequences:
- a CDS encoding ABC transporter permease, with the protein MLLYTLRRVLQAVPTLVGVVILIFFFVRALPGDPARLYAGVDADAATVEAVRLQFGLDRSLPEQFGYFVSGLARGDLGRSFRARLPVSTVVAQHFRATLVLASVAIVMATLLGVALGVTAALRRNSAVDLSITSASVLGISTPSFFLGILLIYLFAVKLRVLPVAGSVSIKGLVLPAITLAVASLGTIARFARSSLLETIGNDYVRTATAKGLSRSRVVNKHALRNSLIPVITIIGLQFGFLLSGTVIVETVFNFHGLGWLLIQSVEARDYPAVQGLMLVFAVQFIAINLIVDLLYGLIDPRITYE; encoded by the coding sequence ATGCTCCTCTACACCCTCCGACGCGTGCTGCAGGCCGTCCCGACCTTGGTCGGGGTCGTGATCCTCATCTTCTTCTTCGTGCGGGCCCTTCCGGGCGACCCCGCGCGCCTCTACGCCGGCGTGGACGCCGACGCGGCGACGGTGGAGGCCGTCCGGCTGCAGTTCGGCCTCGACCGGAGCCTCCCCGAGCAGTTCGGCTACTTCGTGAGCGGCCTGGCGCGGGGCGACCTCGGCAGGTCGTTCAGGGCGCGCCTCCCCGTCAGCACCGTGGTGGCGCAGCACTTCCGCGCCACGCTGGTGCTCGCCAGCGTCGCCATCGTGATGGCCACCCTGCTCGGAGTGGCGCTCGGCGTCACGGCCGCGCTGCGGCGCAACTCCGCCGTCGACCTCTCCATCACCTCCGCCTCCGTGCTCGGCATCAGCACGCCGTCCTTCTTCCTCGGCATCCTCCTCATCTACCTGTTCGCGGTCAAGCTGCGCGTGCTGCCCGTCGCGGGCAGCGTGAGCATCAAGGGGTTGGTGCTGCCCGCCATCACGCTGGCGGTCGCGAGCCTGGGCACCATCGCCCGCTTCGCGCGCTCGAGCCTGCTCGAGACGATCGGCAACGACTACGTGAGGACGGCCACCGCCAAGGGCCTGTCGCGCTCGCGCGTCGTCAACAAGCACGCGCTGCGCAACTCGCTCATCCCCGTCATCACGATCATCGGGCTCCAGTTCGGCTTCCTCCTGTCCGGGACGGTCATCGTCGAGACCGTCTTCAACTTCCACGGCCTGGGTTGGCTGCTCATCCAGTCGGTGGAGGCGCGCGACTACCCCGCCGTGCAGGGCC
- a CDS encoding carbon-nitrogen hydrolase family protein: protein MSTGAPSAREAEDPGRGRDVTVALVQTDPGPDKADNVARTFRLVEEAAARGARLVTLPETFHFRGPSDQRRACAEPIPGPLSEALSALAARLGIFLLGGSYNELPAADDADTRTYNTSLLFGPDGRLLAEYRKIHLFDVTVGAKLVARESARNRPGDRAVVVDTPFGAVGMTVCYDLRFPELFRTLALAGARLLLVPSNFAERTGRDHWEVLLRARAIENGAYVIAPATYGSGGGEFTAYGRSLVVDPWGTVVACAPDGEGVTLATLDLGRVDAVRASLPTLQHLRPAAYAVRHA from the coding sequence ATGAGCACAGGCGCACCGAGCGCACGAGAAGCCGAGGACCCGGGGCGCGGCCGCGACGTCACCGTCGCCCTGGTGCAGACCGACCCGGGACCAGACAAGGCCGACAACGTCGCCCGCACCTTCCGCCTCGTCGAGGAGGCGGCGGCCAGGGGCGCGCGGCTGGTGACGCTGCCCGAGACCTTCCACTTCCGCGGGCCGAGCGACCAACGGCGCGCCTGCGCCGAGCCCATCCCCGGACCGCTGTCGGAAGCGCTGAGCGCGCTGGCGGCGCGCCTCGGGATCTTCCTGCTCGGCGGGAGCTACAACGAGCTGCCAGCAGCGGACGACGCCGACACCCGCACCTACAACACGAGCCTGCTGTTCGGCCCCGACGGCCGCCTCCTGGCCGAGTACCGCAAGATCCACCTGTTCGACGTGACGGTCGGCGCGAAGCTCGTGGCGCGCGAGTCGGCGCGCAACCGGCCGGGGGACCGCGCGGTCGTGGTCGACACCCCCTTCGGCGCGGTGGGCATGACCGTCTGCTACGACCTGCGCTTCCCCGAACTGTTCCGCACCCTCGCCCTGGCGGGCGCCCGCCTGCTGCTCGTGCCGTCGAACTTCGCGGAACGGACCGGCCGCGACCACTGGGAGGTGCTGCTGCGCGCCCGCGCCATCGAGAACGGCGCCTACGTCATCGCTCCCGCCACGTACGGTAGCGGCGGCGGCGAGTTCACCGCTTACGGCCGCTCCCTCGTCGTCGACCCGTGGGGCACCGTGGTGGCCTGCGCCCCCGACGGCGAGGGCGTCACCCTGGCTACACTCGACCTGGGCCGGGTCGACGCCGTGCGCGCCTCCCTGCCCACCCTGCAACACCTGCGGCCCGCGGCCTACGCCGTGCGCCACGCCTGA
- a CDS encoding glutathione ABC transporter substrate-binding protein GsiB (with GsiACD is involved in the transport of glutathione into the cell), with protein sequence MSYQLPRKLLAALLAAALSLGATALAAGTVRIATSLAPNSLQPAEATGIPDAAVIRTMFEGLVGFLDGELVNELAESWSSNDDATVYTFELRPGVKFHDGTALDAAAVKAYYDWVLDPASIGARGRNQLKDISSTEVLGDLEFRINLSKPNGAFIYLLAVSNARIASPASLEAYGTEVSRHPVGTGPFKFASWDEGQRVVVEANPDYWGGAPKVDRLEFVVVNNAATRVAMLQSGEVQFIEALPPQLVPVIDAAPGLEVVTTKTNFLRILQLNTTKEPFTDVRVRQALNYAIDKQQLVDVAVAGLATVMTAPIPATVFGYAEQPAYDYDPERARSLLAEAGYPNGFDMKVLTFTGDEYRTVGQVLQQMFEQVGVRMTLDQQERGALVDQIFKPVDENPTQAALVGATASTGDADLAISTSFIEASFPPASNNWSFYENDEVERLVAEARATGDQPRRAELYAEALGIIWHDAPWVFLYSPDSVAGRSTNLTGVAYSPDNTVDARRAELK encoded by the coding sequence ATGTCGTACCAGCTCCCCCGCAAGCTCCTCGCCGCGTTGCTCGCGGCCGCGCTGAGCCTCGGCGCCACCGCGTTAGCGGCCGGCACCGTGCGCATCGCCACCTCGCTGGCCCCCAACAGCCTGCAGCCGGCCGAGGCGACCGGCATCCCCGACGCCGCCGTCATACGCACCATGTTCGAGGGGCTCGTCGGCTTCCTGGACGGCGAGCTCGTCAACGAGCTGGCGGAGTCGTGGAGTTCCAACGACGACGCCACCGTCTACACCTTCGAGCTGCGGCCCGGCGTCAAGTTCCACGACGGCACCGCGCTCGACGCGGCCGCCGTCAAGGCGTACTACGACTGGGTGTTGGACCCCGCCTCCATCGGCGCCAGAGGGCGCAACCAGCTCAAGGACATCAGCTCCACCGAGGTCCTCGGCGACCTCGAGTTCCGCATCAACCTGAGCAAGCCGAACGGCGCCTTCATCTACCTCCTGGCCGTGAGCAACGCCCGCATCGCCAGCCCGGCGTCGCTGGAGGCGTACGGGACCGAGGTGAGCCGCCACCCGGTCGGCACCGGTCCGTTCAAGTTCGCCTCCTGGGACGAGGGGCAGCGCGTGGTCGTCGAGGCCAACCCCGACTACTGGGGCGGCGCGCCCAAGGTCGACCGGCTCGAGTTCGTGGTCGTCAACAACGCCGCCACCCGGGTGGCCATGCTGCAGTCGGGCGAGGTGCAGTTCATCGAGGCGCTCCCGCCTCAGCTCGTGCCCGTCATCGACGCGGCGCCCGGCCTCGAGGTCGTGACCACCAAGACGAACTTCCTGCGCATCCTCCAGCTCAACACGACCAAGGAGCCGTTCACCGACGTGCGCGTGCGGCAAGCGCTCAACTACGCCATCGACAAGCAACAGCTCGTCGACGTGGCCGTCGCCGGCCTGGCCACCGTCATGACGGCGCCCATCCCCGCCACCGTCTTCGGGTACGCCGAGCAACCCGCGTACGACTACGACCCGGAACGGGCGCGGTCGCTCCTCGCCGAGGCCGGCTACCCGAACGGCTTCGACATGAAGGTGCTCACCTTCACGGGCGACGAGTACCGCACCGTCGGCCAGGTCCTGCAGCAGATGTTCGAGCAGGTCGGGGTCCGCATGACCCTCGACCAGCAGGAGCGCGGGGCGCTCGTCGACCAGATCTTCAAGCCCGTCGACGAGAACCCGACGCAGGCCGCCCTGGTCGGCGCCACCGCCAGCACGGGCGACGCGGACCTCGCCATCTCCACCTCGTTCATCGAGGCGTCGTTCCCGCCGGCCTCCAACAACTGGAGCTTCTACGAGAACGACGAGGTGGAGCGGCTCGTCGCGGAGGCGCGCGCCACCGGCGACCAGCCGCGCCGCGCCGAGCTCTACGCCGAGGCGCTCGGCATCATCTGGCACGACGCGCCCTGGGTGTTCCTCTACAGCCCCGATTCCGTGGCGGGCCGCTCGACGAACCTGACGGGCGTCGCCTACTCTCCCGACAACACCGTGGACGCCAGGCGAGCCGAGCTCAAGTGA
- a CDS encoding RraA family protein, translating to MSDSAPPTDWLTRYLGVSTGTVGHLTTEGFMDWEIAPLFRPVRVVGRALTVACRPTDNAPLAEAVAAAEPGAVLVVARDGDRRHAPFGGLMARIAAARGVAGVVIDGAATDLREIVELRLPVFARNLSALTTRRLGLPGTVGEPVDCGGVAVRTGDVVLGDDDGVVVIPEADAEPLLRRAYRFEEWEAVMRAGLVAGLPPAEARARADAEVDRSVY from the coding sequence GTGTCAGACTCAGCGCCACCGACCGATTGGCTCACCCGCTACCTGGGGGTCTCGACCGGAACCGTCGGTCACCTGACGACGGAGGGGTTCATGGACTGGGAGATCGCGCCACTGTTCCGGCCGGTGCGGGTGGTCGGCCGGGCGCTCACGGTGGCGTGCCGGCCGACCGACAACGCGCCCCTGGCCGAGGCGGTGGCCGCGGCGGAGCCTGGCGCCGTGTTGGTCGTCGCGCGTGATGGCGACAGGCGCCACGCGCCGTTCGGCGGCCTCATGGCTCGCATCGCGGCGGCGCGGGGGGTCGCCGGGGTGGTCATCGACGGCGCCGCCACCGACCTGCGCGAGATCGTGGAGCTGCGCCTGCCCGTCTTCGCTCGCAACCTGTCCGCGCTGACGACGAGGCGGCTCGGCCTGCCGGGCACTGTGGGCGAGCCGGTCGACTGCGGCGGGGTGGCGGTGAGGACCGGCGACGTCGTGCTGGGCGACGACGACGGCGTGGTGGTCATCCCGGAGGCGGACGCGGAGCCGCTCCTGCGCCGGGCGTACCGCTTCGAGGAGTGGGAGGCCGTCATGCGAGCTGGACTCGTCGCCGGCCTCCCTCCCGCCGAGGCCCGCGCCCGCGCCGACGCGGAGGTCGACCGGTCGGTCTAC